In Suttonella indologenes, one genomic interval encodes:
- a CDS encoding EamA family transporter — protein sequence MNYLLLSICFSVAVSVMIKIWRARGISIEQAIFMNYPTAALLTFFISKPNLQAADNYLSHWWLFAALGILLPSIFIVLGKSIEKNGIVRTDAAQRLSLIISIIAAFWLFKDQLSYAKAIGIALTFIALILLLKSDNQSRQHDWLWLIAVWGGYGVIDILLKRISLVAEKSTLSTLFITFILAALLMLAYLLIMRRRFDWRSLACGIVLGMLNFGNIFTYIRAHQVLKSQTALVFTIMNIGVILLATLLGLLFFKETLSRRNTAGIILAVIAVYVLYNGSYLLGGK from the coding sequence ATGAACTATCTCTTACTCAGCATCTGCTTCAGCGTCGCTGTCTCCGTCATGATTAAAATCTGGCGCGCACGGGGTATCTCCATCGAGCAAGCCATTTTTATGAACTACCCCACCGCCGCCTTGCTGACCTTCTTTATCTCCAAACCCAATCTACAAGCCGCGGATAATTATTTGAGCCATTGGTGGCTGTTTGCCGCCTTAGGCATTTTGCTGCCTAGTATTTTTATCGTATTGGGCAAATCGATTGAAAAAAACGGCATCGTGCGCACCGATGCCGCGCAAAGACTCTCCCTCATCATCAGCATCATCGCCGCCTTTTGGCTGTTTAAAGACCAACTCAGCTATGCCAAAGCCATCGGCATTGCCCTGACCTTTATCGCCCTCATCCTATTGCTAAAAAGCGACAACCAAAGCCGACAGCATGACTGGCTGTGGCTGATTGCCGTCTGGGGCGGTTACGGCGTGATTGACATCCTGCTCAAACGCATCTCGCTGGTGGCGGAGAAAAGCACCCTCAGCACCCTCTTCATTACCTTTATCCTTGCCGCCTTGCTGATGCTCGCCTATCTGCTTATCATGCGACGCCGCTTTGATTGGCGCTCTCTCGCCTGTGGTATCGTCTTAGGCATGCTCAATTTCGGCAATATCTTTACCTACATCCGCGCCCATCAAGTGTTGAAATCACAAACCGCGCTGGTCTTTACCATCATGAATATCGGCGTGATACTGCTCGCTACCCTGCTCGGTCTGCTCTTTTTCAAAGAAACACTCAGCCGCCGCAATACGGCAGGCATTATCCTCGCCGTGATTGCCGTATATGTACTGTATAACGGCAGCTATCTCTTAGGCGGCAAATGA
- the gloA gene encoding lactoylglutathione lyase, which yields MSNAPNETQGFAFAHTMLRVKDLDKSLAFYTDILGMSVIRLNHYENEQFSLCFLAYLAPDENLPEDDNARREWLATRRGVLELTHNWGTEKDENFSYRIGNGENGGYGHIALSVPDFDAAIAWLDKNKVKFKKRPEDGRMNDIAFIYDPDGYWVEIIKQKH from the coding sequence ATGAGCAATGCACCTAATGAAACCCAAGGCTTCGCCTTCGCCCATACCATGTTGCGCGTTAAAGATCTCGACAAATCTTTAGCCTTTTACACCGACATTCTGGGCATGAGCGTCATTCGTTTAAACCACTATGAAAACGAACAATTCAGCCTCTGCTTTCTAGCCTATCTCGCGCCCGACGAAAACCTGCCCGAAGACGACAACGCCCGCCGCGAATGGCTCGCAACCCGCCGCGGCGTTTTAGAGCTCACGCATAACTGGGGTACGGAAAAAGACGAAAACTTCTCTTACCGCATCGGCAACGGTGAGAACGGCGGTTATGGGCATATTGCCCTCAGCGTGCCGGATTTCGACGCGGCAATCGCTTGGTTGGATAAAAACAAGGTGAAATTTAAAAAACGCCCTGAAGACGGACGCATGAACGATATCGCTTTTATCTATGACCCGGACGGTTATTGGGTGGAAATCATCAAACAGAAGCATTAA
- a CDS encoding superoxide dismutase — translation MSYTFQDLPYAYDALEPVIDEATMHLHKDKHHKTYFDKFVAAIAETDFNGKSLPEIFANISALSPAIRNNGGGYYNHDLFLNGMRAPQENNTPSGELANAIKAAFGSFEDFQKAFADAAVNQFGSGWAWLVLQDGKLVVSSTPNQDNPLMDVAAVRGTPILGLDVWEHAYYLNYQNKRPDYVSNWWKVVNWDYVSEQYAAAK, via the coding sequence ATGAGCTATACTTTTCAAGATCTGCCTTATGCTTACGATGCCTTAGAGCCGGTGATTGACGAAGCCACCATGCATTTGCATAAAGACAAACACCATAAAACCTATTTCGACAAATTCGTCGCCGCCATTGCGGAAACCGATTTCAACGGCAAATCTCTGCCTGAAATCTTTGCCAATATTTCCGCCCTAAGCCCGGCGATTCGCAACAACGGCGGCGGCTATTACAACCATGATTTATTTCTGAACGGTATGCGTGCGCCGCAGGAAAACAATACGCCTAGCGGCGAACTGGCGAACGCTATCAAAGCCGCCTTCGGCAGCTTTGAAGACTTCCAAAAAGCCTTTGCGGATGCGGCAGTCAATCAATTCGGCTCCGGTTGGGCATGGTTGGTATTGCAAGACGGCAAATTAGTGGTTAGCAGCACGCCGAACCAAGACAATCCTTTAATGGATGTCGCTGCTGTACGCGGCACACCGATTTTGGGCTTAGACGTGTGGGAACACGCCTATTACCTGAACTACCAAAACAAACGCCCCGATTATGTGAGCAATTGGTGGAAAGTGGTCAATTGGGACTACGTCAGCGAGCAATACGCCGCCGCCAAATAA
- the hslU gene encoding ATP-dependent protease ATPase subunit HslU, which produces MDKSDNEYRDLNMTPREIVEELDRHIVGQKEAKRAVANAMRNRWRRRQIGEPLQSEITPKNILMIGPTGVGKTEIARRLAKLAEAPFVKVEATKFTEVGYVGRDVDSIIRDLAETSIKLERERARKRVQSKAREAALERVLDVLVPPTKTPTWFEGEAESSDSDNIARRTYRERILREELNDKVIEIELSGNRETQFEVMAPPGMEEMSSQLSEMFKSLGKQKKSKQKLTISEALVQLAEEEAENLVSDEEIKSLAIANAEQNGIVFIDEIDKVAKRSDVGGADVSREGVQRDLLPLVEGTAVSTKYGVIKTDHILFIASGAFHLAKPSDLVAELQGRLPVRVELQALSIEDFKRILTEPDASLIKQYTALFATENLQLNFTEDGIAKIAEIAYQVNKSTENIGARRLYTLMERLTSDLSFAAADRSGDSITIDASYVEKTLGDISDNEDLSRFIL; this is translated from the coding sequence ATGGACAAATCAGACAATGAGTACCGCGACCTCAACATGACGCCGCGCGAAATCGTGGAAGAACTCGACCGCCATATTGTCGGACAAAAAGAAGCCAAACGCGCGGTGGCCAATGCCATGCGCAACCGCTGGCGCCGCCGCCAAATCGGCGAACCGCTGCAAAGCGAAATCACGCCGAAAAACATTCTGATGATCGGACCGACCGGCGTCGGCAAAACCGAAATTGCACGCCGTTTGGCGAAATTGGCGGAAGCGCCCTTTGTCAAAGTCGAAGCCACCAAATTTACCGAAGTCGGCTATGTGGGGCGCGATGTGGACTCGATTATCCGCGATTTGGCGGAAACCTCGATTAAATTGGAGCGTGAACGCGCGCGCAAACGCGTACAGAGTAAGGCGCGCGAAGCCGCCTTGGAGCGCGTCTTGGACGTACTCGTGCCGCCGACCAAAACCCCGACATGGTTTGAAGGTGAAGCGGAAAGCAGCGACAGCGACAACATCGCCCGCCGTACCTACCGCGAACGCATTCTGCGCGAAGAACTCAACGACAAAGTGATTGAAATCGAGCTGAGCGGCAACCGCGAAACCCAATTTGAAGTTATGGCGCCGCCCGGTATGGAAGAAATGAGCAGCCAACTCAGCGAAATGTTCAAAAGTTTGGGCAAGCAAAAGAAAAGCAAGCAAAAACTTACAATTAGCGAAGCCTTAGTCCAATTAGCCGAAGAAGAAGCGGAAAATCTGGTCTCTGACGAAGAAATCAAAAGCCTGGCGATAGCCAATGCGGAGCAAAACGGCATCGTCTTCATCGACGAAATCGACAAAGTCGCCAAACGCAGCGATGTAGGCGGAGCGGACGTCTCGCGTGAAGGCGTGCAAAGAGATTTGCTGCCGCTGGTGGAAGGCACGGCGGTATCGACCAAATACGGCGTGATTAAAACCGACCATATTCTCTTCATCGCCTCCGGCGCTTTCCATCTGGCAAAACCTTCGGATTTGGTAGCGGAATTGCAAGGACGGTTACCGGTGCGCGTGGAATTGCAAGCCCTGAGCATTGAAGACTTCAAACGCATTCTGACCGAACCCGACGCCAGCCTGATTAAGCAATACACTGCCCTCTTTGCCACCGAAAATCTGCAACTGAATTTCACAGAAGACGGCATCGCGAAAATTGCGGAAATCGCCTATCAAGTCAATAAAAGCACGGAAAACATCGGTGCGCGGCGCCTATACACGCTCATGGAACGCCTGACCAGCGATTTATCCTTTGCAGCGGCGGATCGCAGCGGCGACAGCATCACCATTGACGCCTCTTATGTGGAAAAAACCTTGGGCGACATTTCCGACAATGAAGATTTAAGCCGATTTATTTTATAA
- the hslV gene encoding ATP-dependent protease subunit HslV, with protein MFDAHSTTILSVRRGRHVAIAGDGQVSLGQTIMKSNARKIRRLYRGQVLAGFAGATADAFTLFELFEAKLEAQDGQLLRAAVEMAKEWRTDRALRRLEAMLIVANQEHTLILSGNGDVVETEDDIAAIGSGGMYALSAARALFHNTDMPANEIAVKSLNIAADICVYTNHNIILDELKDE; from the coding sequence ATGTTTGATGCACATTCCACAACCATACTTTCCGTGCGCCGCGGCCGCCATGTGGCGATAGCCGGCGACGGACAAGTCTCGCTGGGGCAGACGATTATGAAAAGCAATGCGCGCAAAATCCGCCGCCTCTACCGCGGGCAGGTTTTGGCGGGCTTTGCCGGCGCTACCGCCGACGCCTTCACTTTATTCGAATTATTTGAAGCCAAATTAGAAGCGCAGGACGGACAATTGCTGCGTGCGGCGGTCGAAATGGCGAAGGAATGGCGCACCGACCGCGCCCTGCGCCGCTTGGAAGCCATGCTGATTGTGGCGAATCAGGAACATACCCTGATTTTATCCGGCAACGGCGATGTAGTAGAAACCGAAGACGATATCGCCGCCATCGGCTCAGGCGGCATGTACGCCCTTTCGGCGGCACGCGCCCTCTTCCACAACACCGATATGCCGGCGAACGAGATTGCCGTCAAGAGCTTGAATATCGCCGCCGATATCTGCGTTTATACCAATCATAACATCATCTTAGACGAATTAAAGGACGAATAA
- a CDS encoding PTS sugar transporter subunit IIA codes for MSFIDKIFKCEKRRTIPDNWQMPVAGDIVSLDKVLDSAFASGSLGAGFAIHAVGDEILSPVDGVVSELFSTLHAVFLLADNGLEVLIHIGIDTVSLQGRGFTALVSQGEAVHVGQALVRVDWEVVKAAGLSTLVPVIFTNAPGQGVEVSQKRPYFV; via the coding sequence ATGTCATTCATCGATAAAATTTTTAAATGCGAAAAGCGCCGCACCATTCCCGATAATTGGCAAATGCCTGTGGCAGGCGATATCGTCAGTTTGGATAAAGTACTTGATTCGGCTTTTGCCAGCGGCTCTTTGGGAGCGGGTTTTGCCATTCATGCCGTCGGCGATGAAATTCTCTCGCCTGTCGATGGTGTGGTGAGCGAGCTGTTCAGCACTTTGCATGCGGTGTTTCTGCTTGCCGATAACGGTTTAGAAGTCTTGATTCATATCGGCATCGATACCGTCAGTTTGCAGGGGCGCGGATTTACCGCCCTTGTCTCGCAAGGAGAAGCCGTGCATGTCGGGCAAGCCTTGGTGCGCGTGGATTGGGAGGTGGTGAAAGCTGCCGGTTTATCCACCTTGGTACCGGTCATTTTTACCAATGCGCCGGGGCAAGGCGTAGAAGTCAGCCAAAAACGCCCTTATTTCGTTTGA
- the prmB gene encoding 50S ribosomal protein L3 N(5)-glutamine methyltransferase — protein MENLHTALDYLRYAASEFARHDIYYGHGTDNALDEAAALVLGILRLPFDLQPLYLQTRLTQAEKEALAAAIDKRVTQRIPVPYLSKRTLYGGYEFYIDERALIPRSPIAELIERDLQPYWQGGEPQRILDLCCGSGCIGMLAKYRYPQAEVLLSDINADALAVAEINLARADMSGYGIETVQSDLFSGLSGEFDWILCNPPYVEEAEMQEIAAEFLHEPRLALTSGADGLDLSHKILAQAADYLSENGVLILEVGMSWQNLEAAYPEIGFDWIEFERGGEGVLAVSRDELLAWREAGLL, from the coding sequence ATGGAAAATTTACACACCGCTTTGGATTATCTGCGCTATGCCGCCAGCGAGTTTGCCCGCCACGATATTTATTACGGGCATGGCACCGATAATGCCCTTGACGAAGCCGCCGCATTGGTCTTAGGGATATTAAGACTGCCTTTTGATTTGCAGCCGCTGTATTTGCAGACCCGCCTCACGCAGGCGGAAAAAGAGGCATTGGCTGCCGCAATCGACAAACGCGTTACGCAGCGTATTCCCGTGCCCTATTTAAGCAAGCGTACGCTCTACGGCGGCTATGAATTTTATATTGACGAACGTGCATTGATACCGCGTTCGCCGATTGCGGAGCTGATAGAGCGCGATTTGCAGCCTTATTGGCAGGGCGGCGAGCCGCAGCGTATTTTGGATTTGTGCTGCGGCAGCGGCTGCATCGGCATGTTGGCGAAATACCGCTATCCGCAAGCGGAAGTGCTGTTGAGCGATATCAATGCCGATGCTTTGGCGGTGGCGGAAATCAATTTGGCGCGCGCTGATATGAGCGGCTATGGCATCGAGACGGTACAAAGCGATTTGTTTAGCGGTCTAAGCGGGGAATTTGATTGGATTTTATGCAATCCGCCCTATGTGGAAGAGGCGGAAATGCAGGAGATTGCAGCGGAATTTTTACATGAACCGCGCCTTGCCCTGACTTCCGGCGCGGACGGCTTGGATTTGAGCCACAAGATTCTCGCCCAAGCAGCGGATTATTTGAGCGAAAACGGCGTTTTAATTTTGGAAGTTGGCATGAGTTGGCAGAATCTTGAAGCCGCTTATCCGGAAATCGGTTTTGATTGGATTGAATTTGAGCGCGGCGGCGAGGGCGTATTGGCGGTCAGTCGCGATGAATTATTGGCTTGGCGCGAGGCAGGATTGCTGTAA